A stretch of the Massilia sp. W12 genome encodes the following:
- a CDS encoding EAL domain-containing protein — protein MSVTPPHSAAHASTPAAPGFDAFAHVLQMLAAPLALLDGGGRFIHANAALQALLELPPEANQGLALTDMMDPAWRQNLLQQIKYLQKSGQATTWELSLRRAGDEPLKLQVYAIWLPQLALAALAFFDITQYHHDEMTLRKTLLEQQAILENAAVGILFSRDGVIVECNIRAAEMFGFARRDLVGQVSRVIFPSEQSHAELSVHAQPPLSQGLAFQTEWKLKRRDGGLFWCRLYARAIDPWHTEHGTIWIAEDINAHKQDEARLRNTLLEMQAIMANAPLAIGFHRDNRILRYNQRYAAMFGFYGDEGAGQVSEILYPSMEAFTQTALQALPLLRQGLPFQAQMEMRRQDGSLFWAQAMAYVVHADAPEQGTVWIFDDITSQREAQEARKHLLLEQQAILDNAPVGIMFTRAHQIQRCNPRLEQMLGQENGDLIGMSAAQIFVGDGYANARRAGQALLACGQAYENNEVEMRRADGSHFWASIRCKAVDAQRSEEGTIWILQDISEKRAEEQQLRRTLMELDAIMSNASVGIVFTKNRVITRFNHRFHEMYGYDERHLGMPGRNMYPSEEAYQKVGMQAAPLLSAGKPYQAELEMLRVDGTPIWTQLIGYVINPQDPGQGTVWILEDRTEARRNEQFLRNALLENRVILETAAIGIAVIEYGRTLHCNRRMEELFGYDTGELIGVSTLHFYASRAEWDAARDGARVDFAQGREHCCERLMVRRDGRSFWARLSGRAFDPSQPRGRSVWLVDDITERRAASQAVERSRDELELRVAERTAELAGANAKLQAEIIERRQIEQQMQHMAYHDSLTGLPNRALLADRLQRAMLACQRNQLRLAVMFIDLDRFKNINDTLGHFIGDQLLKEVAQRLLLAVRASDTVARLGGDEFVVLLPELQQAQEAGLVAQKIIDSLASHFLIEECELHISPSIGICLYPDDGDDVDTLMRHADAAMYHAKDSGRNNYQFFAQQMIQAAALQFDLESRLRGALAREEFVLHFQPIIDMASQEVRVLEVLLRWQRSDGVLVNPDHFIPIMEETGLIVPAGAWVMRRACLQMQEWIAAGHPALPLAVNLSPRQFMQRGLIESIGAILQETGLDPALLEFEITETALMQHGAHTLDILDQINRMGIRLSIDDFGTGYSSLAYLKRFPVNKLKIDRAFVKDLELSSDDRAIVSAIIALAKSLQLAVVAEGVEQAQQYDLLRQAGCDYAQGYLFARPLPAAALLQWLADYKSRLASTGV, from the coding sequence ATGAGTGTAACGCCGCCACATTCAGCAGCGCATGCATCCACGCCGGCGGCCCCCGGGTTTGATGCATTCGCACATGTATTGCAAATGCTGGCCGCGCCTCTGGCTTTGCTGGACGGGGGCGGGCGTTTTATCCATGCCAATGCGGCGCTGCAAGCGCTGCTGGAATTGCCGCCCGAGGCAAATCAGGGCCTTGCGCTGACGGATATGATGGACCCCGCCTGGCGTCAGAATTTATTGCAACAAATCAAATATTTGCAAAAAAGCGGGCAGGCCACGACCTGGGAGCTGAGTTTGCGCCGCGCCGGCGATGAACCGCTCAAGTTGCAGGTGTATGCGATCTGGCTGCCGCAACTTGCGCTGGCCGCACTGGCCTTCTTCGACATCACGCAATATCACCACGACGAAATGACGCTGCGCAAAACCCTGCTGGAACAGCAGGCGATTTTGGAAAATGCGGCGGTCGGGATTTTGTTCAGCCGGGATGGCGTGATTGTCGAATGCAATATCCGCGCCGCCGAAATGTTCGGCTTTGCAAGGCGCGATCTGGTCGGCCAGGTCAGCCGCGTGATTTTCCCATCAGAACAAAGCCATGCCGAATTATCGGTGCACGCGCAACCGCCTTTGAGCCAGGGGCTGGCGTTCCAGACCGAATGGAAATTGAAGCGGCGCGATGGCGGGCTGTTCTGGTGTCGCCTGTATGCGCGCGCCATCGATCCCTGGCATACCGAGCACGGCACAATCTGGATTGCCGAAGACATCAATGCGCATAAACAAGATGAAGCGCGCCTGCGCAACACCTTGCTGGAAATGCAAGCCATCATGGCGAACGCCCCGCTGGCGATCGGCTTTCATCGCGATAACCGCATCTTGCGCTACAACCAGCGCTATGCCGCCATGTTCGGTTTTTATGGCGACGAGGGGGCCGGCCAGGTGTCGGAAATTCTCTACCCCTCAATGGAGGCCTTCACCCAAACCGCCTTGCAAGCGCTGCCCTTATTGCGCCAGGGCCTGCCGTTTCAAGCCCAGATGGAAATGCGGCGCCAGGATGGCAGCCTGTTTTGGGCCCAGGCCATGGCCTATGTGGTGCACGCCGATGCTCCGGAGCAGGGGACGGTCTGGATCTTTGACGACATCACCTCGCAGCGCGAGGCGCAAGAAGCGCGCAAACATTTGCTGCTGGAGCAGCAGGCGATTTTGGATAATGCCCCGGTTGGCATCATGTTTACCCGCGCGCATCAAATCCAGCGCTGCAATCCGCGTCTGGAGCAAATGCTGGGACAGGAGAATGGCGACCTGATCGGCATGTCGGCGGCGCAAATTTTTGTCGGCGATGGTTACGCCAACGCGCGCCGCGCCGGCCAGGCGCTGCTGGCTTGCGGCCAAGCCTATGAAAACAATGAAGTCGAAATGCGGCGCGCCGACGGCAGCCACTTTTGGGCCAGCATCCGTTGCAAAGCAGTGGATGCGCAGCGCAGCGAAGAGGGCACCATCTGGATTTTGCAAGACATCAGCGAAAAGCGCGCCGAAGAACAGCAATTGCGCCGCACCTTGATGGAGCTGGACGCCATCATGAGCAATGCCTCGGTTGGCATTGTGTTTACCAAAAACCGCGTGATCACCCGTTTTAACCACCGTTTCCATGAAATGTATGGTTATGACGAGCGCCATCTTGGCATGCCGGGGCGCAATATGTATCCCAGCGAAGAGGCTTACCAGAAAGTCGGCATGCAAGCCGCGCCCCTGCTTTCCGCCGGCAAACCTTATCAGGCTGAGCTGGAAATGCTGCGCGTCGATGGCACGCCGATCTGGACCCAGTTAATCGGCTATGTGATCAACCCCCAGGACCCGGGACAGGGCACAGTCTGGATTCTGGAAGACCGCACCGAGGCGCGCCGCAATGAACAGTTTTTGCGCAACGCCTTGCTGGAAAACCGCGTGATTTTGGAAACCGCAGCCATCGGCATCGCCGTGATTGAATATGGCCGCACCCTGCATTGCAACCGCCGCATGGAAGAATTATTCGGCTATGACACCGGCGAATTGATCGGCGTCTCGACCTTGCATTTTTACGCCAGCCGCGCGGAATGGGATGCGGCGCGCGATGGCGCGCGGGTGGATTTTGCGCAAGGGCGCGAACATTGTTGTGAGCGCTTAATGGTCAGGCGCGATGGGCGCAGCTTCTGGGCGCGCTTATCCGGGCGCGCATTTGATCCCAGCCAGCCGCGCGGGCGCAGCGTCTGGCTGGTGGACGATATCACCGAGCGGCGCGCCGCTTCGCAGGCGGTAGAGCGCTCGCGCGATGAACTCGAATTGCGGGTCGCCGAACGCACCGCCGAGCTGGCCGGCGCAAACGCCAAATTGCAGGCCGAAATCATCGAGCGGCGCCAGATTGAGCAGCAAATGCAGCACATGGCGTATCACGACAGCCTGACCGGCCTGCCCAACCGCGCCTTGCTGGCCGACCGTCTGCAGCGCGCCATGCTGGCCTGCCAGCGCAATCAACTGCGCTTAGCCGTGATGTTCATCGACCTGGACCGCTTTAAAAATATCAATGACACACTGGGACACTTCATTGGCGATCAATTGCTCAAAGAAGTGGCGCAACGCCTGTTGCTGGCGGTGCGCGCCTCCGACACCGTGGCGCGTTTAGGCGGCGATGAGTTTGTAGTCTTGCTGCCGGAATTGCAGCAGGCGCAGGAAGCCGGCCTGGTGGCGCAAAAAATTATCGACAGCCTGGCCAGCCACTTCTTGATCGAAGAATGCGAATTGCATATCAGCCCCTCCATCGGCATCTGTCTGTACCCGGACGACGGCGATGATGTGGATACGCTGATGCGGCATGCCGATGCCGCGATGTACCACGCGAAAGACAGCGGGCGCAATAACTACCAATTCTTTGCGCAGCAAATGATTCAGGCTGCCGCCTTGCAATTTGACTTGGAGAGCCGTTTGCGCGGCGCCCTGGCGCGTGAGGAATTTGTGCTGCACTTCCAACCCATCATCGATATGGCGTCGCAAGAGGTGCGCGTGCTGGAAGTCTTATTGCGCTGGCAGCGCAGCGATGGCGTGCTGGTCAACCCTGACCACTTCATTCCGATCATGGAGGAAACCGGTTTGATTGTGCCAGCCGGCGCCTGGGTGATGCGGCGCGCCTGTTTGCAAATGCAGGAATGGATCGCGGCCGGCCATCCAGCCCTGCCGCTGGCAGTGAACCTGTCACCGCGCCAATTCATGCAGCGCGGCCTGATCGAATCGATCGGCGCGATTTTGCAGGAAACCGGCCTTGATCCGGCCTTGCTCGAATTTGAAATCACCGAAACCGCGCTGATGCAGCACGGCGCGCATACGCTGGACATCCTGGATCAAATCAACCGCATGGGAATCCGTCTCTCGATTGATGACTTCGGCACCGGCTATTCCAGTCTGGCGTATTTAAAACGCTTCCCGGTGAATAAACTCAAGATCGACCGCGCCTTTGTCAAAGATCTGGAACTCAGCAGCGATGACCGCGCGATTGTGTCCGCGATTATCGCGCTGGCCAAGAGCTTGCAATTAGCTGTGGTGGCGGAAGGGGTGGAGCAGGCCCAGCAATATGATTTGCTGCGTCAGGCCGGCTGTGATTATGCGCAAGGCTATTTGTTTGCGCGGCCATTGCCGGCCGCTGCGCTGTTGCAATGGCTGGCCGATTACAAATCCAGACTGGCCAGTACCGGGGTGTGA
- the xth gene encoding exodeoxyribonuclease III: MKIATWNVNSLKVRLPQVLQWLENNPVDALCLQETKLTDDKFPLAELNQAGWQVVFSGQKTYNGVAIIARSEMRDVVKNNPLFPDEQQRLIAATIGDVRIISVYVPNGQALDSDKYPYKLAWLDALTRWLQEEMQRYPKLALLGDYNIAPADADVHDPAAWEGQVLVSAPERAAFQGLLGLGLHDAFRLFEQAPKLYSWWDYRQMGFRLNKGLRIDHILLSDALRAVCSACEIDKLPRKWEQPSDHTPVLASLDL; encoded by the coding sequence ATGAAAATCGCCACCTGGAACGTCAATTCTCTCAAAGTGCGCCTGCCGCAAGTCTTGCAATGGCTGGAAAACAATCCGGTTGACGCGCTGTGCCTGCAGGAAACCAAGCTGACCGACGATAAATTTCCTCTGGCTGAATTGAATCAGGCCGGCTGGCAAGTGGTGTTTTCCGGGCAAAAAACATATAACGGGGTGGCGATTATTGCGCGCAGCGAAATGCGCGATGTGGTCAAGAACAATCCCCTGTTCCCGGATGAACAGCAGCGCCTGATTGCCGCCACGATTGGCGACGTGCGGATTATTTCTGTGTATGTGCCGAATGGGCAGGCGCTGGATTCTGATAAATATCCTTACAAGCTGGCGTGGCTGGATGCCCTGACGCGCTGGCTGCAAGAAGAAATGCAGCGCTATCCCAAGCTGGCGTTGCTGGGCGACTACAATATTGCGCCGGCGGACGCCGATGTGCATGATCCGGCTGCATGGGAGGGACAGGTGCTGGTCTCGGCGCCGGAGCGCGCCGCGTTTCAGGGCTTGCTGGGACTGGGTTTGCATGATGCATTCCGCCTGTTTGAGCAAGCGCCCAAGCTGTATTCCTGGTGGGATTACCGGCAAATGGGTTTCCGCCTGAACAAGGGTTTGCGGATTGACCATATTTTGCTGTCAGACGCCTTGCGCGCGGTGTGCAGCGCTTGTGAGATCGACAAGTTGCCGCGCAAATGGGAGCAACCTTCGGATCACACCCCGGTACTGGCCAGTCTGGATTTGTAA
- a CDS encoding leucyl aminopeptidase, which produces MDFSIKTLDPKAASAKTACIICGVFENRKLPAFTAALDAGGHIAAALKAGDISGKAGSTLLLRKLDGVAAERVLLVGLGADEEVAERDFLNANESAYKALANLGAADAINALTLVDVKKRDLGWRIESATLAAFNAEYKPDFLKSKREDAYPLKKLALGVASAKEATLAKQHLAAAIATGNGVNLARELADLPGNVVTPTYLGNTAKKLAKDFKFDVEVLERKQIEALKMGSFLSVANGSDEPPRFIVMKYNGGKAKEAPVVLVGKGITFDTGGISIKPAANMDEMKYDMGGAASVFGTMRTIVEMGLKLNVVGIVAACENMPSGRATKPGDIFTSMSGQTVEVLNTDAEGRLILCDALTYAERFNPAAVIDIATLTGACVVALGHHTSGLFTRHDEAHDALADEILAAGRQSGDVAWRMPVFDIYQDQLKSNFADIPNMGTPGAGSIIAACFLERFTRKYTWAHLDIAGTAWRSSPKGATGRPVGLLTQFLRQRTAK; this is translated from the coding sequence ATGGACTTTAGCATAAAAACTCTGGACCCCAAAGCAGCATCCGCCAAGACCGCCTGCATCATCTGCGGCGTGTTTGAAAACCGCAAACTTCCCGCCTTCACCGCCGCGCTTGACGCCGGCGGACATATCGCCGCCGCCTTGAAAGCCGGCGATATCAGTGGCAAAGCCGGCAGCACCCTGCTGCTGCGCAAATTGGATGGTGTGGCGGCAGAGCGTGTGTTGCTGGTCGGTCTGGGGGCTGATGAGGAAGTGGCCGAACGCGACTTCCTCAATGCCAACGAAAGCGCTTACAAAGCGCTGGCCAACCTGGGCGCGGCTGATGCAATCAACGCCTTGACCCTGGTGGATGTGAAAAAACGCGATCTGGGCTGGCGCATCGAGTCCGCCACCCTGGCGGCTTTTAATGCCGAATATAAGCCGGACTTCCTCAAGAGCAAACGGGAAGACGCTTATCCCCTCAAAAAACTGGCGCTGGGCGTGGCTTCCGCCAAGGAAGCCACGCTGGCCAAGCAGCATCTGGCAGCCGCCATCGCGACCGGCAACGGCGTCAATCTGGCGCGCGAGCTGGCCGATCTGCCGGGCAATGTGGTGACCCCGACTTATCTGGGCAATACCGCCAAAAAGCTGGCCAAAGATTTCAAATTTGATGTCGAAGTGCTGGAGCGCAAACAGATTGAAGCGCTGAAAATGGGCAGCTTCCTGTCTGTGGCGAATGGCAGCGACGAGCCGCCGCGCTTTATCGTCATGAAGTACAACGGCGGCAAGGCCAAGGAAGCGCCGGTGGTGCTGGTGGGCAAGGGCATCACTTTTGACACCGGCGGCATTTCGATCAAGCCGGCGGCGAATATGGATGAAATGAAGTACGACATGGGCGGCGCCGCTTCGGTGTTTGGAACCATGCGCACTATCGTTGAAATGGGCTTGAAGCTGAATGTGGTGGGGATTGTCGCCGCCTGTGAAAACATGCCTTCGGGCCGCGCCACCAAGCCGGGCGATATTTTCACTTCGATGTCGGGACAAACCGTGGAAGTCTTGAACACTGACGCGGAAGGCCGTTTGATTCTGTGCGATGCGCTGACGTATGCCGAGCGCTTCAACCCGGCGGCGGTGATCGATATCGCCACCCTGACCGGCGCCTGCGTGGTGGCCTTGGGTCACCACACCAGCGGCCTGTTTACCCGTCACGATGAGGCGCATGATGCGCTGGCCGATGAGATTTTAGCGGCTGGCCGTCAAAGCGGCGACGTGGCTTGGCGTATGCCGGTGTTTGACATCTATCAGGACCAGCTGAAATCGAATTTCGCCGACATCCCGAATATGGGCACGCCGGGCGCAGGTTCGATTATTGCGGCCTGCTTCCTGGAACGTTTCACGCGCAAATACACCTGGGCCCATCTGGATATCGCCGGCACTGCCTGGCGTTCTTCGCCCAAGGGCGCAACCGGGCGTCCGGTTGGCCTGTTGACGCAATTCCTGCGTCAACGCACCGCCAAGTAA
- the lptF gene encoding LPS export ABC transporter permease LptF gives MIFQRALQRELISTASAVFTAIFTIIITFMLIKILGQAAGGKVATTDVIALIGFAALNHLPILFILTGFISVLMVVTRSYQDSEMVVWFASGLSLLRWVGPVLRLALPLALLTAVLSLWVTPWANRQSEVFRERFEKREDIARVAPGKFQESSAAERIFFVEGLSGDVTRVQNVFVANTGKEGGVIVAREGLIETSPQGDKFLVMEKGRRYEGLASGGMQLMEFERYKVRIASQGAQIDYEKSSKATNTLDLLRLPGVHAMGELLWRISLPLMVLLLMLIAIPLGFVNPRAGRSANLIIALLLYITYSNLVSVAQANVIQGRAAFALAWWPVHLGFVFLILLMFAWRLNVNSVWHPLSVWARTRCLLRRRA, from the coding sequence ATGATCTTTCAGCGCGCATTGCAACGCGAATTAATCAGCACCGCGTCAGCAGTTTTCACGGCGATCTTCACCATCATCATTACCTTCATGCTGATCAAGATCCTGGGACAGGCGGCGGGCGGTAAAGTCGCCACCACCGATGTGATTGCGCTGATCGGCTTTGCCGCGCTCAATCATTTACCCATCTTATTTATCCTGACCGGCTTTATTTCCGTGCTGATGGTCGTCACGCGCAGCTATCAAGACTCGGAAATGGTGGTTTGGTTCGCCTCCGGTTTGAGTTTATTGCGCTGGGTCGGCCCGGTTTTGCGCCTGGCCCTGCCGCTGGCCCTGCTGACCGCCGTGCTCAGTCTGTGGGTGACACCCTGGGCCAACCGGCAAAGCGAAGTGTTTCGCGAACGTTTTGAAAAACGGGAAGACATTGCGCGCGTGGCGCCGGGCAAATTTCAAGAATCCTCAGCCGCCGAGCGCATCTTTTTTGTTGAAGGCTTATCCGGCGATGTGACGCGGGTGCAGAACGTGTTTGTCGCCAATACCGGCAAAGAAGGCGGCGTGATTGTGGCGCGCGAGGGACTGATCGAAACCAGCCCGCAAGGCGATAAATTCCTGGTCATGGAAAAAGGCCGGCGTTATGAGGGACTGGCCAGCGGCGGCATGCAATTGATGGAATTTGAACGCTATAAAGTGCGCATCGCCAGCCAGGGCGCGCAAATCGACTATGAAAAATCCTCGAAAGCCACCAACACCCTGGATTTGCTGCGCCTGCCCGGCGTGCACGCCATGGGTGAATTATTGTGGCGCATCTCACTGCCGCTGATGGTCTTGCTCTTGATGTTGATCGCGATCCCCTTAGGCTTTGTCAACCCGCGCGCCGGCCGCTCGGCGAATCTGATTATTGCGCTGCTCTTGTATATCACCTACAGCAATCTGGTCAGCGTGGCGCAGGCGAATGTGATCCAGGGGCGCGCCGCGTTTGCGCTGGCCTGGTGGCCGGTGCATCTTGGCTTTGTCTTCTTGATTTTGCTCATGTTCGCCTGGCGTTTGAATGTCAACAGCGTCTGGCATCCGCTCTCAGTCTGGGCGCGCACGCGTTGCCTGTTGCGGAGGCGCGCATGA
- the lptG gene encoding LPS export ABC transporter permease LptG, with protein MKVLQRYVGREVMQSVAFVLIAFLALFAFIDLSGESQSIGKGAYRFQHAFLYVLSGLPAYVYDAMPIAALIGTVYALAQLAARSEFTIMRASAMSTWQAARMLMRIGVLFALITFAFGEFIAPASTLWGQRMRQSLLDASSKLEFRSGIWTKDIIKDKDGKAQGTRFLNVRESRPDGQLLGLKLYEFDHEFRLMAQISADSARYQGQHTWRLQNVTETRFEAAARSGQWAQMQPQAQQMQLVSVKQEAQRDLHTELTPQLLTVLRATDPDRMSAWDLALYSNHLEENRQDNQRYSIAFWKKLTYPLAVFVMMALALPFAYLQVRSGGVSFKIFIGIMMGISFQLLNSLFSTLGLLHAWPAVLTALAPSAVFLMLAAAALRWVQRH; from the coding sequence ATGAAAGTCTTGCAACGCTATGTCGGACGCGAGGTGATGCAATCCGTCGCCTTTGTGCTGATCGCATTTTTAGCCCTGTTCGCATTTATTGATTTAAGCGGTGAATCGCAATCCATCGGCAAGGGCGCTTACCGTTTTCAGCACGCCTTTCTGTATGTGCTGTCCGGTTTGCCGGCCTATGTCTATGACGCAATGCCGATTGCCGCCTTGATCGGCACGGTGTATGCGCTGGCGCAATTGGCGGCGCGCTCGGAATTCACCATCATGCGCGCCTCCGCCATGTCCACCTGGCAGGCCGCGCGCATGTTGATGCGCATTGGCGTGCTGTTTGCCTTGATCACATTTGCCTTTGGCGAATTCATCGCCCCCGCCAGCACGCTGTGGGGCCAGCGCATGCGCCAGAGCCTGCTTGACGCCAGCAGCAAACTCGAATTCAGAAGCGGCATTTGGACCAAGGACATCATCAAAGACAAAGACGGCAAGGCGCAGGGCACGCGATTTTTAAATGTGCGCGAAAGCCGCCCGGATGGCCAGCTGCTGGGCCTCAAACTGTATGAATTTGACCATGAATTCCGCCTGATGGCGCAAATCAGCGCCGACAGCGCCCGCTATCAGGGACAGCACACCTGGCGCCTGCAAAACGTGACAGAAACCCGATTTGAGGCCGCCGCCCGCAGCGGGCAATGGGCGCAAATGCAGCCGCAAGCGCAGCAAATGCAGCTGGTTTCGGTGAAACAGGAAGCGCAGCGCGATTTGCACACTGAACTCACGCCGCAACTCTTGACCGTCCTGCGCGCCACCGACCCGGATCGCATGTCGGCCTGGGATTTGGCGCTGTACTCCAACCACCTGGAAGAAAACCGCCAGGACAATCAGCGTTATTCGATCGCATTTTGGAAAAAGCTGACCTATCCGCTGGCGGTGTTTGTGATGATGGCCTTAGCCCTGCCGTTTGCTTATCTGCAGGTGCGCAGCGGCGGCGTGAGTTTTAAAATTTTCATCGGCATCATGATGGGCATCAGCTTCCAGCTGTTGAACAGCCTGTTTTCCACGCTGGGCCTGCTGCACGCCTGGCCGGCGGTATTGACTGCGCTGGCCCCTTCCGCCGTCTTTCTCATGCTGGCCGCCGCCGCCCTGCGCTGGGTGCAGCGACATTGA
- a CDS encoding CbiX/SirB N-terminal domain-containing protein: protein MEKPDALILFAHGARDARWRIPFDKLAGLVGAQRPDLPLRLAFLEFMQPDLRGAVQELAQAGCQRICLTPVFLAQGGHLLRDLPPMLRELEQEFGVEIATRAAIGEDDDVLRAIAGYCARV, encoded by the coding sequence ATGGAAAAGCCTGACGCCCTGATTTTATTCGCCCACGGCGCGCGCGATGCGCGCTGGCGCATTCCCTTCGACAAACTGGCTGGACTGGTGGGCGCACAGCGCCCTGACTTACCCTTGCGCCTGGCGTTTCTGGAATTCATGCAACCCGATTTGCGCGGCGCAGTGCAAGAGCTGGCGCAAGCCGGCTGCCAGCGGATCTGTTTAACCCCGGTGTTTTTGGCGCAAGGCGGACATTTACTGCGCGACTTGCCGCCCATGTTGCGCGAGCTGGAACAGGAATTCGGCGTCGAGATCGCGACCCGCGCGGCGATAGGCGAAGACGACGATGTGTTGCGCGCGATTGCGGGGTATTGCGCAAGGGTGTGA
- a CDS encoding Mpo1-like protein has translation MNTQVGSLRAIDALLEKYRESHRNHINEWIHIVCVPVIVFTALGLFWSLHPGVALAVAIAALLYYCSLSLPFAAGMLLMSGAMLAILWQIPSAYVLKTCGVVFVLAWIGQFIGHKIEGKKPSFLDDLRFLLIGPLFVLSFLYRRLGLSW, from the coding sequence ATGAATACTCAAGTTGGCAGCCTGCGCGCAATCGACGCTTTGCTGGAAAAATACCGTGAAAGCCACCGCAATCACATCAACGAATGGATACATATTGTGTGCGTGCCGGTGATTGTGTTTACCGCGCTGGGCTTGTTTTGGAGCTTGCACCCCGGTGTGGCGCTGGCGGTGGCCATCGCTGCCCTGCTCTACTATTGCAGCCTGTCGCTGCCGTTTGCCGCCGGCATGTTGTTGATGTCGGGCGCGATGCTGGCGATTTTGTGGCAGATTCCATCGGCCTATGTGCTGAAAACCTGCGGCGTGGTGTTTGTGCTGGCCTGGATCGGGCAATTCATCGGCCATAAAATCGAAGGCAAGAAACCGTCATTCCTGGATGATTTGCGCTTCTTGCTGATCGGGCCTTTATTCGTGTTAAGCTTCCTGTATCGCCGTTTGGGCCTGTCCTGGTAA
- a CDS encoding helix-turn-helix domain-containing protein, giving the protein MKRAAPARLLLWPGMALVIGSSVDSRMHAHFALQLSLAAQPFALQCGDGPSLPCSAACIAPNQAHQLWNQGQSLLHVFAVLPPGMRLQSGQHGAQPAYAQAPGFAALRLALLDLLTPHADLSQAGALARAWLDLVLQPAPAPGMRARLHAQRLEAVRTLIAADLQSRQAAQGLGARLAGAIHMSESRFHHWFSAQMGLPLSRYVLWQRLEAAAQAIAGGASITAAAHHAGFADAAHMSRSFHATIGIAPSHLQKMTITFKPEAPPAA; this is encoded by the coding sequence ATGAAGCGCGCCGCGCCGGCCCGCCTTTTGCTGTGGCCCGGCATGGCGCTGGTGATCGGCAGCAGTGTCGATTCGCGCATGCATGCGCATTTCGCCCTGCAACTCAGTCTGGCTGCGCAGCCCTTCGCGCTGCAATGCGGCGATGGCCCCAGCCTGCCCTGCTCTGCCGCCTGCATTGCACCCAATCAGGCGCATCAACTCTGGAATCAGGGACAAAGTCTGTTGCATGTGTTTGCGGTGCTGCCGCCGGGCATGCGTTTGCAGTCCGGCCAGCACGGCGCGCAACCGGCTTATGCGCAGGCGCCGGGGTTTGCCGCGCTGCGCCTGGCTTTGCTGGATTTATTGACGCCACATGCTGATCTGAGTCAGGCCGGCGCACTCGCACGCGCCTGGCTGGATCTGGTTTTGCAGCCGGCCCCCGCCCCCGGCATGCGCGCCCGTCTGCATGCGCAAAGACTGGAGGCGGTGCGCACCCTGATTGCAGCCGATTTGCAAAGCAGACAAGCGGCGCAAGGCCTGGGCGCCCGTCTGGCCGGGGCGATTCATATGTCAGAGAGCCGCTTTCATCACTGGTTCAGCGCGCAAATGGGCTTGCCGCTATCGCGCTATGTTTTATGGCAAAGGCTGGAAGCGGCGGCGCAAGCCATCGCCGGCGGCGCCAGCATCACCGCAGCGGCGCACCATGCCGGCTTCGCCGATGCGGCGCATATGAGCCGCAGTTTTCACGCCACCATCGGGATTGCCCCTTCGCATCTGCAAAAGATGACAATTACGTTCAAGCCAGAGGCCCCGCCAGCAGCCTAA